A genome region from Arthrobacter sp. SLBN-100 includes the following:
- the pdxA gene encoding 4-hydroxythreonine-4-phosphate dehydrogenase PdxA, which produces MQRIIAIADDLSGAAETAAGLLAPAQILINPCAQSAQGGRPGQFTADDGGPQVRLLPHLPEELASDLRHLPPDAALLVLDTDNRRFPAEAAAARLRQVLDAQPPADGPAVVFLKIDSLLRGPVASQLSVLAEGGPVILAPALPPLGRSTVNGTIHHQGIPLHQTALWNAESSPPPETIAEALHPLATVVVDLATVRSGMETLTAALTAAFATRPVPVVICDAETPEDLDAIACSGRSIPGLRFAGASALGAALARTAGQAPKASPAVVRSLGARKPGNFPLLVVGSASGAARDQLHNLAGDAVPVITLLPADLLAGTPDLAPLEEALQAGPAAVTVDASTVDSASSSRIAAALARAVAPLAEDRPLMLTGGETARSVLDALGVQRLDVLGEIEHGAVLALTPAGMPVVTRPGSFGGPDSLRTIVAALSGYPYSLAAESSPPYTLPTAPQPFLPRKGPSMNNTDRAQLPNVAVTMGDGAGVGPEVVVAAVLDPQSNAECRPVVVGDALRLRQAADVLGIEADIQSIENVEDAVFTPGRVNVIDLALLPEDLPWGQLSPVAGHAAYEYIRVASELAMAGKVQAICTAPLNKEALHAAGHIFPGHTELLAHLTGTEEVSMMLSTPKIRVIHVTTHIGLMDAIRKINPDLVERTIRRGHEALVRAGIPNPKIGVCAINPHAGENGLFGQGEEAEKIEPGVKAAQAAGINAVGPLPADTLFFLAGRGDYDLVVAMYHDQGHGPVKVLGIEAGVNITVGLPVIRTSVDHGTAFDIAGKAIADPRSMVEALHQAAEMATRPSVVGG; this is translated from the coding sequence ATGCAGCGGATTATCGCTATTGCTGATGATCTTTCCGGCGCGGCTGAGACGGCTGCCGGCCTCCTGGCACCTGCGCAAATCTTGATTAACCCTTGTGCACAGAGTGCGCAAGGCGGGCGTCCCGGACAGTTCACAGCGGACGATGGCGGCCCGCAGGTCCGGCTCCTGCCGCACCTTCCGGAGGAGCTGGCGTCAGACCTGCGGCACCTTCCGCCGGACGCGGCCCTCCTGGTCCTGGACACGGACAACCGGAGGTTCCCCGCCGAAGCGGCGGCCGCACGGCTGCGCCAGGTCCTGGACGCGCAGCCCCCGGCCGATGGCCCGGCCGTTGTGTTCCTCAAGATCGATTCCCTGCTCCGCGGACCGGTGGCATCACAGCTCTCGGTCCTGGCGGAGGGAGGTCCCGTCATCCTGGCCCCGGCCCTGCCGCCGCTGGGCCGGAGCACGGTCAACGGCACCATTCATCACCAGGGTATTCCGCTGCATCAAACCGCTCTGTGGAACGCCGAATCGTCCCCTCCCCCGGAGACGATCGCCGAGGCGCTGCATCCGCTGGCCACGGTGGTGGTTGACCTGGCCACCGTCCGCTCCGGGATGGAGACGCTCACTGCGGCACTCACGGCGGCCTTCGCCACGCGTCCCGTCCCGGTGGTCATCTGCGACGCCGAAACCCCAGAGGATCTGGACGCCATCGCGTGCTCAGGCCGCAGCATCCCGGGCCTCCGGTTCGCAGGCGCTTCCGCCCTCGGAGCCGCGCTGGCACGGACCGCCGGCCAGGCACCCAAGGCCAGTCCCGCCGTCGTGCGTTCCCTGGGCGCCCGGAAGCCGGGAAACTTTCCCCTCCTTGTGGTGGGCTCCGCATCCGGGGCGGCGCGGGATCAGCTGCACAACCTGGCCGGCGACGCCGTTCCCGTGATCACGCTCCTGCCGGCCGACCTGCTGGCCGGAACCCCGGACCTCGCGCCGCTCGAAGAGGCACTTCAAGCAGGTCCTGCGGCGGTGACGGTGGATGCTTCCACGGTGGATTCGGCGTCGTCGTCCCGTATTGCCGCCGCGCTGGCCAGGGCAGTGGCTCCCCTGGCGGAGGACCGCCCGCTGATGCTTACGGGCGGGGAAACGGCCCGTTCGGTGCTGGATGCCCTGGGCGTGCAGCGGCTGGACGTGCTGGGCGAGATTGAGCACGGGGCCGTCCTGGCCCTCACACCGGCCGGAATGCCGGTGGTGACCCGCCCCGGAAGCTTCGGCGGCCCGGACAGCCTCCGCACCATCGTGGCCGCACTCTCCGGCTACCCATACTCCCTTGCAGCGGAATCCTCCCCGCCGTACACCCTCCCGACGGCGCCCCAGCCGTTCCTGCCCCGAAAAGGACCCTCCATGAACAACACTGATCGCGCGCAACTCCCCAACGTGGCCGTCACCATGGGCGACGGCGCCGGCGTGGGGCCGGAGGTAGTGGTGGCCGCCGTGCTGGATCCGCAGAGCAATGCCGAATGCCGGCCGGTGGTGGTCGGCGACGCACTGCGGCTGCGCCAGGCCGCGGACGTCCTGGGTATCGAGGCGGACATCCAGAGCATTGAGAACGTTGAGGATGCCGTGTTCACCCCGGGCCGGGTGAACGTGATCGACCTGGCGCTGCTGCCCGAGGACCTGCCGTGGGGGCAGCTCTCCCCCGTGGCCGGCCACGCCGCGTACGAGTACATCCGGGTGGCCAGCGAACTGGCGATGGCCGGGAAGGTGCAGGCGATCTGCACCGCGCCGCTGAACAAAGAGGCGCTGCATGCCGCCGGGCACATCTTCCCCGGGCACACCGAGCTGCTGGCCCACCTGACCGGCACCGAGGAAGTGTCCATGATGCTCTCCACGCCCAAGATCCGGGTGATCCACGTGACCACTCACATCGGGCTGATGGATGCGATCCGCAAGATCAACCCGGATCTGGTGGAGCGCACCATCCGCCGGGGCCACGAGGCGCTGGTCCGCGCGGGCATCCCGAACCCGAAGATCGGCGTCTGCGCCATCAACCCGCACGCCGGCGAGAACGGCTTGTTCGGCCAGGGCGAGGAAGCGGAAAAGATCGAGCCGGGCGTGAAGGCCGCGCAGGCTGCAGGGATCAACGCGGTGGGCCCGCTGCCCGCGGACACGCTGTTCTTCCTGGCCGGCCGGGGTGATTACGACCTGGTGGTGGCCATGTACCACGACCAGGGGCACGGGCCGGTGAAGGTGCTGGGCATCGAGGCCGGCGTGAACATCACGGTGGGCCTGCCGGTGATCCGCA